In the Hordeum vulgare subsp. vulgare chromosome 7H, MorexV3_pseudomolecules_assembly, whole genome shotgun sequence genome, one interval contains:
- the LOC123407579 gene encoding histone H3.2, whose product MARTKQTARKSTGGKAPRKQLATKAARKSAPATGGVKKPHRFRPGTVALREIRKYQKSTELLIRKLPFQRLVREIAQDFKTDLRFQSSAVSALQEAAEAYLVGLFEDTNLCAIHAKRVTIMPKDIQLARRIRGERA is encoded by the coding sequence ATGGCCCGCACGAAGCAGACGGCGCGCAAGTCCACCGGCGGCAAGGCGCCGAGGAAGCAGCTGGCGACCAAGGCCGCTCGCAAGTCGGCGCCGGCGACCGGCGGGGTCAAGAAGCCGCACCGTTTCCGTCCCGGCACCGTCGCCCTCCGTGAGATCCGCAAGTACCAGAAGAGCACGGAGCTGCTCATCCGCAAGCTGCCCTTTCAGCGCCTCGTCCGGGAGATCGCGCAGGACTTCAAGACCGACCTCCGCTTCCAGAGCTCCGCCGTCTCCGCCCTGCAGGAGGCCGCCGAGGCCTACCTCGTGGGGCTCTTCGAGGACACCAACCTCTGCGCCATCCACGCCAAGCGCGTCACCATCATGCCCAAGGACATCCAGCTCGCCCGCCGCATCAGGGGAGAGAGGGCCTAG
- the LOC123413523 gene encoding histone H4 — MSGRGKGGKGLGKGGAKRHRKVLRDNIQGITKPAIRRLARRGGVKRISGLIYEETRGVLKIFLENVIRDAVTYTEHARRKTVTAMDVVYALKRQGRTLYGFGG; from the coding sequence ATGTCCGGCCGCGGCAAGGGCGGGAAGGGCCTCGGCAAGGGCGGCGCCAAGCGCCACCGGAAGGTGCTGCGGGACAACATCCAGGGCATCACCAAGCCGGCCATCCGGCGGCTGGCGCGTCGTGGCGGCGTGAAGCGCATCTCGGGGCTCATCTACGAGGAGACCCGCGGTGTGCTCAAGATCTTCCTCGAGAACGTCATCCGCGACGCCGTCACCTACACCGAGCACGCCCGCCGCAAGACCGTCACCGCCATGGACGTCGTCTACGCGCTCAAGCGACAGGGGCGCACCCTCTACGGCTTCGGCGGCTGA
- the LOC123413521 gene encoding protein H2A.6-like — protein MAGRKGGERKKAVTRSVKAGLQFPVGRIGRYLKKGRYAQRVGSGAPVYLAAVLEYLAAELLELAGNAAKDNKKTRIIPRHLLLAVRNDQELGRLLAGVTIAHGGVIPNINSVLLPKKSPAAAEKEATKSPKKKAATKSPKKAAAKV, from the exons ATGGCCGGAAGGAAGGGCGGCGAGAGGAAGAAGGCGGTGACCCGCTCCGTGAAGGCCGGGCTCCAGTTCCCCGTCGGCCGCATCGGGCGCTACCTCAAGAAGGGCCGCTACGCGCAGCGCGTCGGCTCCGGCGCCCCAGTCTACCTCGCCGCCGTCCTCGAGTACCTCGCCGCCGAG CTCCTGGAGCTTGCCGGCAACGCGGCCAAGGACAACAAGAAGACCCGCATCATCCCGCGCCACCTGCTCCTCGCCGTCCGCAACGACCAGGAGCTCGGCAGGCTGCTCGCCGGCGTCACCATCGCCCACGGCGGCGTCATTCCCAACATTAACTCCGTCCTGCTCCCCAAGAAGTCCCCCGCCGCGGCCGAGAAGGAGGCCACCAAGTCCCCCAAGAAGAAGGCCGCCACCAAGTCCCCCAAGAAGGCCGCAGCCAAGGTGTAG